The stretch of DNA GAGCTGGTACCTCTCCCAAACCCCTAATCATTCCGGACTTATCGTAGCTAAGCCGAAATGCCTGAACCTATTTTAGGTCAAGCCTTCGGTACGGCACCCTTACGGGATGCCCTAGGCGGTTCCCCGTTTTCTTTACCGAAGGTGAACACCCATGACTTACGAATTTCAACTGCCCGTGCGTAACCAAGAACTGGTGCGCCTGATTGCGATCGGTGACCACGGGGCCGTGCGCGATACCATTCACCAGCTCGGGGCTCTTGGCTATGCCGACCCCGATCGCTGGTCCAAGCTCACACCCACAGGCCGCGAGGACGAGTATCTCGCCATCCACACCCGCCGCTACGCCCCAGCGGCAGAGTAAGCAAAAGCCCCGGAGCAAGATTGCTCCGGGGCTTTTGATCAACAAAGAAATAACTAAATCGACAGGCCCAGGCGCAGGCCCAAAAAGGCGTGGACAAACATCACCGCCAGGGCCACGCTGCCCAGGTAGGCGTGGGCGGTGCGGAGAGCAGGCTTGCCGCCGCCAAACTTGCTAAACGAGATTGCCCCATTCAGCCCTAGCAGGGCAATCACCAGGCTGCCCGTCCAGAAGTGGGGGCTTTGAAAAATGTCTTGCTCCTGCATGACCAGCGACAGCACGCCGCCGGTATAGCCCAGGCTAATAAAGGTAAACATCCACAGGGCCAGACGCTTGTGGGTGTGGCGGTTTTCGGCTTTTTTCTGGGGGTCGTCGTTGCCAATGCGGCCCTTCCAGCCCAGGTAGGCGGTAAAGCTGCCCATCACAAAAATAACGATGCCCATCATCAGCGGGTGGCCCCAGTGGACGATCGGCTCGGGGGTGCCAAACCCGGCAAAGAAGTCGGCAATGGGCTGTAGGTAGCCGCGAATTGTAGAAACCATGATCCTCTCCCAACAGAGCAGTGAAAAGCGCCATTCCTAAGGTGCCACATTTTCTCTACCGAAAGGCATAGATGGGGTTTTGGATTGGGGCAGCGGCGCAAGACGGACGGCGAAGACCCCTGTAGGGGCATTGCGTGCGATACCCTTACAAGAATTTCAGTAAACCACAGGAAACTCTTAACTAGGGATTGGTTTATAAGATTAAAAGCCTCCCAAGAGTACTAAAGTAAGGTTATGGAACTCGATAGCCTTGACATCAAAACTCTATCTCTGCTTTGTCAGCGGGGGCGCATGACCTGGGCCGAGCTGGCGGGGCAGCTGGGTCTGTCGGCTCCAGCCGCCGCCGATCGCGTCAAAAAACTTGAAGAACGCGGCCTTATCAAGGGCTACAGTGCCTTGCTCGATGCCGAAGCCCTGGGGCTAGATCTAACGGCGTTTATCTCAGTGACCCTCGACCAGCCGCGCCATCGTGAGGGGTTTTTGGCAGCGGTGCAGGCCAGTGCCGAAATTTTGGAGTGCCACCACATCACGGGCGACGACGACTACCTGCTGAAGGTGCGCTGCTGCCACACCCGCGCCCTGGAGTCGCTGATTACCGATCGCCTCAAAGCCATCGAAGGCGTAGTCAAAACCCGCACCCTGATTGTGCTTTCGACGGTGAAAGAGACCCAGGTGCCATCCCTAGACCACTTGCACGAGCCTTAAGGAGGGGCTATGGAAGGCTGGATGTTGCTGAAAGGAATGGGGCTGGGGCTGGCGATCGCCGCTCCGGTCGGCCCTATTGGTTTGCTCTGCATCCGCAGGTCGCTCACCCAGGGCCAGCGGATGGGGTTGGTGACGGGGTTGGGGGCCGCCACCGCCGACGGGTTGTATGGCTGCATTGCTGGCTTTGGCCTCACCGCCGTAGCGGATCTGCTGACCAGCCACACCCGCGCCATGCAGCTGGTCGGGGGACTGTTTCTCTGTT from Leptolyngbya sp. KIOST-1 encodes:
- a CDS encoding DUF4079 domain-containing protein; translation: MVSTIRGYLQPIADFFAGFGTPEPIVHWGHPLMMGIVIFVMGSFTAYLGWKGRIGNDDPQKKAENRHTHKRLALWMFTFISLGYTGGVLSLVMQEQDIFQSPHFWTGSLVIALLGLNGAISFSKFGGGKPALRTAHAYLGSVALAVMFVHAFLGLRLGLSI
- a CDS encoding Lrp/AsnC family transcriptional regulator, with protein sequence MELDSLDIKTLSLLCQRGRMTWAELAGQLGLSAPAAADRVKKLEERGLIKGYSALLDAEALGLDLTAFISVTLDQPRHREGFLAAVQASAEILECHHITGDDDYLLKVRCCHTRALESLITDRLKAIEGVVKTRTLIVLSTVKETQVPSLDHLHEP